Proteins encoded in a region of the Pseudomonas syringae KCTC 12500 genome:
- the pilO2 gene encoding type 4b pilus protein PilO2 — MANLFSLIRKRATRPPTPSDGKVQILTYHGRSFVTGLLWHPLVSLTGYMKEARQFGRTQQMDIVAIRHTESVIQAGFVSQNDGAVKGMYSLAAALAGQLGASWLAAWKIEDAEDRYALVAVYRGAVIPGADLVGSSEEIKKKVAQQLSRSMSFDKIFLPPEFGRGGEQFDPEALLQPSNLKREYKLTPLAFGLSRQELLKAGLIGALIVAGLIGWHQWNEHKLQLARQAQQAAEAARQAELDALNQRTNSPVVIEALVHPWVKQPSVPVFLRGCNGAIDQLPPAIEGWLFVSAKCDGTLMSANYNRTGNSTTLAFSAATAGYFADTPAFYDEGNMAAVKLTFELPLAGDDVLNPATQALDSITSWLQAQNVQPKITEVPVTVVQPPALPGQPAPPPPPPPDYRHFEIRYTSPLPPATVLQGVESTGMRLREIKTDFQDGKLTWNVIGDLYVH; from the coding sequence ATGGCGAACCTGTTCTCTCTGATACGAAAGCGCGCTACTCGCCCCCCAACGCCCAGCGATGGCAAAGTTCAGATTCTGACTTATCACGGACGATCTTTCGTTACAGGCCTGCTGTGGCACCCGTTGGTTAGCCTTACCGGCTACATGAAGGAAGCACGCCAGTTTGGTCGCACCCAGCAAATGGACATCGTGGCCATCAGGCATACCGAGTCGGTGATTCAGGCTGGATTTGTTTCGCAGAATGACGGTGCAGTCAAAGGTATGTATTCCCTTGCAGCTGCACTCGCCGGGCAGCTGGGCGCATCGTGGCTGGCTGCCTGGAAGATCGAGGACGCCGAGGATAGATACGCCTTGGTCGCAGTGTACCGAGGTGCGGTCATACCCGGTGCAGACCTGGTAGGCAGCAGTGAGGAAATAAAAAAGAAGGTGGCTCAGCAACTGAGCCGCTCGATGAGCTTCGACAAGATTTTTCTCCCGCCGGAGTTTGGTCGCGGTGGCGAACAATTCGACCCTGAAGCATTGTTGCAGCCATCAAATCTCAAGCGCGAATACAAACTGACACCGCTGGCATTCGGCCTGTCCAGACAGGAGCTGCTGAAAGCCGGGTTGATTGGTGCCTTGATCGTGGCCGGCCTGATTGGGTGGCACCAGTGGAATGAACATAAGCTGCAACTTGCTCGTCAGGCGCAGCAAGCGGCAGAAGCTGCAAGGCAAGCCGAATTGGATGCCCTGAACCAGCGAACAAACTCCCCAGTTGTGATCGAGGCGCTTGTACATCCGTGGGTAAAACAGCCTTCTGTCCCAGTATTTCTTAGAGGCTGTAACGGCGCAATTGACCAGTTACCACCTGCAATCGAAGGATGGCTATTCGTCTCAGCTAAATGCGACGGAACGCTGATGTCGGCCAACTACAACCGGACCGGCAACAGCACCACGCTCGCTTTCAGCGCCGCTACGGCGGGCTACTTTGCTGATACGCCCGCGTTCTACGACGAAGGCAACATGGCCGCGGTGAAGCTCACCTTCGAGCTGCCGCTGGCGGGTGATGACGTCCTGAACCCGGCAACGCAGGCCTTGGACAGCATCACTTCATGGCTGCAAGCCCAGAACGTCCAGCCCAAGATCACGGAAGTACCTGTGACGGTTGTCCAGCCACCAGCTTTGCCTGGCCAGCCAGCCCCTCCACCACCACCGCCTCCGGATTATCGACACTTCGAGATCCGCTACACGAGCCCGTTACCGCCAGCGACTGTTCTTCAAGGCGTGGAAAGCACGGGCATGCGCCTGCGTGAAATCAAAACCGACTTTCAAGACGGCAAATTAACCTGGAACGTCATAGGTGACCTCTATGTGCATTAA
- the pilP gene encoding type IV pilus biogenesis protein PilP, producing MCINPRASILLTFLLSCVAAGNMAVAADPSPTDLSRINIGELSQVQSETLLFTAQAARARAKEDIVNGAKTITSVPVQTTQNAYTTPAPASNSTPQLPVVKTVFRMNNALYATLLYGSGFEVDASVGNAELPGGFKVISVSLDSVVLGHDGRRYPLGFSTRAPSGSVDAPQMSLQTLKPVAPGQPSAMSPLSSVSQEFQR from the coding sequence ATGTGCATTAACCCTCGCGCCTCCATTCTGCTGACGTTTCTATTGTCCTGCGTGGCTGCCGGCAACATGGCCGTCGCTGCCGACCCATCTCCCACCGACCTGAGCCGGATCAACATTGGTGAGTTGTCCCAGGTGCAGAGTGAAACCCTGCTCTTCACAGCACAGGCGGCGCGGGCTCGTGCCAAGGAAGACATCGTAAACGGAGCCAAAACAATCACGTCTGTGCCGGTTCAGACTACGCAGAACGCTTACACGACGCCCGCCCCGGCCAGCAACAGCACACCGCAGTTGCCGGTGGTCAAGACCGTGTTCAGGATGAATAACGCTCTGTATGCAACGTTACTGTACGGAAGTGGTTTCGAGGTCGATGCATCTGTTGGTAATGCTGAGCTGCCAGGAGGATTCAAGGTAATCAGCGTGTCACTCGACAGCGTGGTACTGGGCCATGACGGACGCCGATATCCATTAGGTTTCTCGACCCGGGCACCAAGTGGCTCGGTTGACGCGCCCCAAATGTCACTGCAGACACTCAAGCCTGTAGCTCCGGGGCAGCCCTCGGCTATGAGTCCGCTGTCCAGCGTGTCGCAGGAGTTTCAGCGATGA
- a CDS encoding PilN family type IVB pilus formation outer membrane protein, whose amino-acid sequence MSMPFMRQTALSLAVLTASACSVQRVDEAAARAEATADSAGRYAAIQRNKQQQERRDTVIFSDKPWVSTQPVVARRGIPTKYDCEVAYRPAGSVGIAEIAQYISRQCGIPVLVSPDALNPGLLNANAPAQGNNAPPISTAPNPDSLAGLLPAGITGGSNMAQASQGRSSDFASMLTPNLVSGLRFTGKASGLLDEVTARLGLTYRFNPTSRSVQVSYFDTKVFDVYAFGDVQEIKSTVRSGMTTSSGSGSGSSSGSSSGSSSSGVSGDSGSNQSTTVTLNTSILTDIQSNVRAMLSTSPPGRMYLSPSTGTLTVTDRPDVLSNVETYLAKTNHAITQQVLFNVKVFEATLTDTDQLALNWAAVYNSLSTKWGLSLSNTVPGISSSAISGSVGIVDTANSAWAGSNAIIQAIAEQARISNVRSPSVTTLNLQPAPLQIGNVQGYIPSVQTNTTASVGSSTAITPGTITSGFNMTLQPRLMDDDEMLLMVSINMSSKPTFEPFTSNGSSVQIPNYDAKSLSPKVKLRSGQTLILSGFEELSDNTDKIGTGSPGFFGLGGGRKRTSSKSVLVVLITPIVTN is encoded by the coding sequence ATGAGCATGCCCTTCATGCGTCAGACCGCTCTGAGTCTCGCTGTTCTAACGGCATCAGCATGCTCAGTGCAACGGGTGGATGAAGCCGCTGCACGGGCAGAGGCTACCGCCGATTCTGCCGGCCGTTACGCGGCTATCCAGCGTAACAAGCAGCAACAGGAACGTCGGGACACAGTGATATTCAGCGACAAACCCTGGGTTTCAACGCAGCCAGTTGTTGCGAGACGAGGCATCCCCACCAAGTATGACTGTGAGGTCGCATATAGGCCTGCTGGCAGTGTCGGAATTGCTGAAATTGCCCAGTACATTTCCAGACAGTGCGGGATCCCTGTCCTGGTCTCGCCGGATGCGCTCAATCCTGGCCTGCTGAACGCTAATGCACCTGCACAGGGCAACAATGCGCCTCCAATCAGCACGGCCCCCAACCCTGATAGCCTGGCCGGGTTGCTGCCTGCAGGTATTACGGGCGGCTCCAACATGGCGCAGGCCTCTCAGGGGAGAAGTTCTGACTTCGCATCCATGCTGACACCGAACCTCGTCAGTGGGTTGCGCTTCACAGGGAAAGCCTCGGGTCTGCTGGATGAGGTCACCGCGCGGCTGGGACTCACCTATCGATTCAATCCCACCTCACGGTCAGTGCAGGTCAGCTATTTCGACACCAAGGTGTTTGACGTCTACGCATTTGGAGACGTGCAGGAAATCAAAAGCACCGTCAGATCCGGTATGACCACCTCCTCAGGTTCGGGAAGTGGTTCGTCGAGCGGATCATCGTCAGGTAGCAGTTCCTCAGGCGTTTCGGGTGACTCGGGCAGCAACCAGAGCACTACAGTCACTCTCAACACATCGATCCTGACTGACATCCAGAGCAACGTGAGGGCAATGCTGAGTACCTCGCCGCCTGGTCGCATGTATCTGTCACCGTCGACCGGGACGTTGACCGTGACTGACCGGCCCGACGTGCTTTCGAACGTTGAGACCTATCTGGCCAAGACCAACCACGCGATCACCCAACAAGTGCTGTTCAATGTGAAGGTGTTTGAGGCGACGCTGACCGACACCGATCAGCTGGCTTTGAACTGGGCGGCCGTCTACAACTCGCTGAGCACAAAGTGGGGCCTGTCTCTCTCGAATACTGTGCCAGGCATCAGCTCCAGCGCAATCTCGGGCTCTGTTGGCATTGTCGATACGGCCAACTCTGCCTGGGCAGGTTCGAACGCGATCATCCAGGCAATCGCAGAGCAGGCCCGGATCTCGAATGTTCGATCGCCGTCTGTGACCACATTGAATCTGCAGCCTGCTCCGCTGCAGATCGGCAACGTCCAAGGCTACATCCCATCGGTTCAGACCAACACCACGGCGTCAGTGGGCTCCAGCACGGCAATTACTCCGGGCACTATCACCTCCGGCTTCAACATGACACTGCAGCCTCGCTTGATGGACGATGACGAGATGTTGCTCATGGTATCGATCAATATGAGCTCCAAACCTACCTTCGAGCCATTCACGAGCAACGGCTCCAGCGTCCAGATCCCCAACTACGATGCGAAAAGTTTGTCACCGAAGGTGAAGCTGCGCAGCGGTCAGACATTGATCCTGTCGGGCTTTGAGGAGCTCAGCGACAACACGGACAAGATCGGCACAGGTTCCCCCGGATTCTTCGGGCTTGGAGGTGGGCGTAAGCGCACCTCGTCAAAAAGCGTGCTGGTAGTGCTGATCACCCCGATTGTGACCAACTGA
- a CDS encoding GspE/PulE family protein, with translation MSGAVRIEPDIEADPLARQVARPTAVVQPITIAMQSDVVGTVLTAEGNRWGDITSELRQLVALLAPAPEAEEAELLVSSQHMHDPYVMAFMDRLDRAGVPFQTISSTLSDIKSLYQNAGKAFAGSIDSTQRQQEVIRIIGAAHARRASDVHFIVGHEITYIKFREDGLLREYGQIQSAVGNELCSSLFNSMCDVKSEGYYQPELKQDARMARTFLDQLGLSGARVATRPLVEGPLMVLRLIYDDQEKQSVDDLGFLPEQNLLFKRLRSLPYGVIILTGPTGSGKSKSLQVQINLLAEECKGTKHILTVEDPPEYPMRANQSPLGSNESWGESITNSVRLDPDILMYGEIRDLESAQGALRGGMTGHLVLSTLHTNNAVAAIPRLIDMGADTSLVTDPTLIVGLINQSLLPTLCKKCRVPARSQISTLDPQLVERLEKMTVLDQVYLAGPGCSLCRDGVNGRAAVAEILLPTHRFMEEIRKNGPSAARQYWVKHMGGITKVAHTLIKINTGLIDPRMAEAVVGPLDFDSYMLDAEAPEAEVHAQ, from the coding sequence ATGAGCGGCGCGGTACGAATTGAGCCAGACATTGAGGCTGATCCGTTGGCACGCCAGGTCGCCCGGCCGACCGCAGTCGTGCAACCGATCACCATTGCCATGCAATCTGACGTGGTCGGAACCGTCCTGACTGCGGAGGGAAATCGGTGGGGGGACATCACCAGCGAGTTGCGTCAGCTCGTTGCCTTGTTAGCACCTGCCCCAGAGGCTGAAGAAGCAGAATTGCTCGTGTCGTCTCAGCACATGCACGACCCTTATGTGATGGCATTTATGGACCGCCTGGACCGAGCCGGCGTGCCGTTTCAGACCATCAGCAGCACGCTCAGCGACATCAAGTCTCTGTATCAGAATGCGGGTAAAGCTTTCGCCGGATCTATAGACAGTACCCAGCGTCAACAAGAGGTGATTCGTATCATCGGCGCGGCCCATGCACGACGTGCTTCCGACGTTCACTTCATCGTTGGCCACGAAATCACCTACATCAAGTTTCGCGAGGACGGTCTCTTGCGGGAGTACGGGCAGATCCAGAGCGCCGTAGGAAACGAGCTCTGTTCTTCACTTTTCAACTCAATGTGTGACGTCAAATCTGAGGGCTACTATCAACCGGAACTGAAACAAGATGCGCGCATGGCTCGCACCTTCCTCGATCAATTGGGACTGTCAGGGGCCCGTGTAGCAACCCGCCCTCTCGTCGAAGGGCCTTTGATGGTGCTGCGACTGATTTATGACGATCAGGAGAAACAGTCCGTCGACGATCTGGGATTTCTGCCAGAACAGAATTTGCTGTTCAAGCGGCTGAGAAGTCTTCCTTACGGCGTGATCATATTGACCGGTCCGACTGGATCAGGGAAATCGAAGTCGCTCCAGGTGCAGATCAACCTTCTGGCTGAAGAGTGCAAAGGCACAAAACATATCCTGACCGTTGAGGACCCGCCCGAATATCCGATGCGTGCAAATCAGTCCCCTCTTGGCAGCAATGAGTCATGGGGAGAATCCATTACAAACTCCGTGCGACTCGACCCCGACATACTGATGTATGGGGAGATTCGAGACCTTGAATCAGCTCAGGGGGCACTGCGAGGGGGGATGACCGGCCACCTGGTTTTATCGACTCTGCACACCAACAACGCTGTAGCAGCAATTCCTCGCCTGATCGACATGGGGGCTGATACAAGCCTGGTCACCGACCCAACACTCATTGTCGGCCTTATCAACCAGTCACTGCTGCCAACGCTGTGCAAGAAGTGTCGCGTGCCTGCGCGCAGCCAGATCAGTACCTTGGATCCGCAGCTGGTCGAGCGGCTCGAAAAGATGACCGTGCTGGATCAGGTCTATCTGGCTGGGCCGGGTTGCTCTCTATGCCGTGACGGGGTGAACGGAAGGGCCGCTGTCGCCGAGATTCTTCTCCCGACCCACCGGTTCATGGAGGAGATCCGAAAGAATGGCCCAAGCGCTGCGCGCCAGTATTGGGTCAAGCACATGGGTGGTATCACGAAGGTTGCCCACACGCTCATCAAGATAAATACAGGGCTGATTGACCCGCGCATGGCAGAGGCCGTAGTCGGTCCATTGGATTTTGACAGCTACATGCTGGATGCCGAAGCGCCTGAGGCAGAAGTCCATGCTCAGTAA